The DNA segment aaaaattttcttttcatcaAGATCAAAGCACAGATTATTctaaaaacatgtaaaatttaCGCCAAACACAATAATTTGCAGTTTTTTGATATAGATGTCACAGGTCATAAGGTTTGTTTCAAAGGTCCCGAAAGTGGGATAAATGGGTAACAGAGAATCAAACAACTAAATTTCGATTTTGCAATTGGCTGCCAGCACCgtttcactggaaaaaaattgCGTGTCCAGAACTATTTCTCACAGCTGCTCGTAACATAATACAGTAACCCAAATCTACattctaatctaaatttaactcCAATAAGACCTTAAAtcgctaaaatcaactttttgcatggcCTTTTTCCTAActtaaccgcctatctttaacaatagGCTGTGTGACCCGCATACGATGAAATAGGGGAATAAATACGGTGAAATAGGCACACTCTTTTCAATGCCCTCCCGAGCCAATCTCTGCAAAGGAAAACCCCATTACGCAACAATGCTTGCAATCGGGAAAGGACACGTAGCAGTTATGTGGTCAACCGAATTGAAGGGTTAAGCGGCAAATTACGTAAAAAtcgaaaaaataaacaatacggTGCATAAAAGAAATTAGTGTACgataaaaacgtaaaaataacAGAATCAACCAAAGTTCGCGAGAAAGAAAACACAGGTAATAAAAACTAAtgcaagtgcaaatattttaccacACACCCCTTGCGTTAAAATTATTCCCTTCTTGTGTGACTGTCATGATGactataatatatttttaacaaaaaaatacacaACGCATTGGAGTTATGCTATCTAAATTCAGCTAAGATAATAATTGACGTGATTGTATGAATTTATATTGAAACAAAACACGCAGAGAAACgcaaatgaaaagtttttaaattaatttctcGTGATGAGAGTGAAATCGTGTTTGCAGCCTTGTCCGCCTTGGACGGTCATTCATTGCTTCATTGTCCATGTCAGGCACAGCATCCATTGTCCAATTTTCCCCGTTAGGGGCCGATATAGTTTGGCCTGCAAGTTTGCTCCTGGAACCCAAAGGTGTAAAAGGGAAATGCGTTAGCCGTCAGTTGTGTTCCACCATCAGTTGGAGTTTCATGGACGCCGATCTGTTTCCGCAATCCGAGAGGATCGAATTCTTTCTAATGCTGACATCTTATTCACCGACTAAAAACCCTCTTCGCTTTAAAAAACGCACAAACTTCATATTTAATGAGGTGCCAAATCACGTGCTTAAAATAGTTAAAGAAAGAGCACGCAAAATATGCGAATTggtaaaaacgttttaaacgAAAACACAATGATAAGCAACCACACTATTCATGACGAACAAAGTTCGTGACACTTATTGTGTTTCTTCGATTTCATAGCTCACTTGgccaacattttgcaaaactctGCACGGTTCTTTATTTAACACAAGTGAATTTTCCGACATTATTCTACGGAAACGTCTGGATTGCTCAGCAGAACACAGTCTCAGGGTAAGATCTCTTCTCCATGGTACTGCTTGTCGTGTCGGTTCTTCATCTTTGCACGTTGCTCGGTGAGAACCACGTCAGTAAGTTGATCAGGCAATTGCAACTGCAGTAACTTCAGTAGGTGACCGTTTAGGACTCTAGGAGATAATATGGATAAAGTTCGGTGCTTGTGCACTTGCGTTATAAACTGCAACTACTGCAGACAGGACTTTACCCTACTTGCGTTTGTCTTTTTGTACATAATTACAAAGCATGGAAACAATAGTGAGGTTATTTGTTTCCACACTGCCAATCTGGCTGGGATTGTATGGACTATATCTGGTGTCTTGTAGTGTCAGTAAATCCTGGCGCGTTCGCCGATTTGTTACAGAGTCCATCGGCAGGGTACTCGTTTACCATGAAAACACGTGCTTATTGTGCTTATTGTTGATTAATCCAGCACTGGCTCTTATTCTGTTATTGTTCTATGTCTATCTACGGCTCCATCACCCTTTTTATGAGTGAATTGCTTAAAATAAATTGAGGATTTCAATTGCTGATTTTGGTTCTTCACAAACATTTGTGTTTCAAGCCTTTTATTACAAATcttgtctgcattttcataAAATCCATGCTAATcaactttaaataaaacttataaaCATTCTAATTGTTTCATGCAGATCACATTTATGGCGCTACAGCTCTACtcaacaaaacagaaaactcAGCACAAGTGAACGTGTACATGCATTCCAGCAGTGAAACTCTTCTGAAAAGATCTAGTAAAGTTCATTCGCTTactaaaaaaaagtttaataaaattgaatgaaaatattttatttaagaatttaaaattaattaaagcaATTGAGCAACTCAGCATTTTTTGCAGTGAGAACGTCGAAGAGAGGTTATGCTGGAACAAGCAGACAATTAGGATATTACTTGACCAAAGAAGAAGACAACCTAGAGACCGGCATAAACCTTGATACTCGCTTTGGTCCGGATGTAGTAGCAACAATTGCAGAACCAACGCACACGTTTGATAAGGAAGCTACATATGAGCTGGCAGGTAAGATATTTCttagaaaattattttggaGTTTTACTTATCTTTGTCTGTCTTTTTATTTGCAAGGAATCAAGTTTACTCTGATCCATACTCCTGGTGAAACAGACGACCAAATAACGGTTTGGATTCCAGAATGGAAAGTTGTACTTCCAGCCGATAACATCTATCAAAGCTTTCCAAACCTTTACGCCATTCGTGGTACGGCTCCGCGTCCTTTGGACCAGTGGTATGGTAGCCTTGATAAAGTACGCAGGTTACACGCAGAACATATGGTTCCTTGCCATACGAAGCCAGTATCTGGTGCGGAAAAcgtttatgatatcataacGACCTATCGTGACGCCATTCAGTTTATTGATGATCAAACTTTGAGGCAGTTGAATAAAGGTGTAGCGTTCGATGAAGTGGCAGAAATAGTTAAATTGCCTCCAATCTTGGCCAATCACCCTTACTTGCAAGAGTTCTATGGCGTTGTCTCTTGGTCGGTGCGTGCCGCTTACAATGCTCAAGTTGGATGGTTTGACGGGAATCCGGTTAATTTAAATCCACTTTCGAACAAAAAAAGAGCAGAAAAGCAAGTTGAGTTTGCCAGTTTGAACCTCTGCAACCCTTTTTCAATCATCGAAAAGCTGGTAACCAAAGCACAAAATATACTGGAAGTAGCATCAAAAGAATCAGAAGAAAAAGGTCAGATTGTCATTGATGAACTTCAATGGGCTCTTGAATTGTCATCTACTGCATTGGAAGCTGCATCGTTGTCCTCACCGTTTCGTACACttgcaaaacaagtcaaaatAGCTGCACTTAGAGCTCTTGGAAATGCATCTAAAAACTCCAATGCTCGAAATTACTATCTGACCAGTGCTCTGGAATTGGAGGAAGGATTAGAGTTAAAGAGAAGTCCTGAGGCCGAGGTTGCTTTGCTCCGTTCTATTAGAGTCGACTACATCATGTACACCTTCCCGAGCCGATTGATAGCAGAGATTTGCAACGACACAATGGTAATGACCGTTATTTTTGAGTTCCCGGATGTCGACCAAATCCACAGTTACACGCTCAGGCACTGCGTTTTGGATTATGTTACTGACAGGGAGTTCATCCCCAAAACATCAGATGCAAAGCTGAAGATGACATCGTCTGTCTGGAAGGACATTCTAACCCAACAGAGAAGTGTGGAAAATGCGTTTGCCACTGGAGATCTTATCCTTGAAGGAGGCCTGCTGCCGTTTCAGATATTCATGGATTTGACAAAATCAGAGGAATAAACACACTCGCTGCACAGTTGTTTATGTAGCCATAATCTTTATAGCTTTGAGAATCTTTCCCATAATTTCTTTTGATGAACTTTTTGTTGTACCagtaattttttgtatatcGTATTGTAAGGGATGGTTTAATGATTACATACATTGCCAATTAGGTTCATTACATAATTGAACATAATATTGTAATAAAACTCTCTAATTAATAGCTAACTTAGTATGCTGCTTGAAATCTTACAGCCTATAAAAAGTGACATTTGATTGTGTTTTGGTCAGTGGGGTGGCGTAAGAATTATAACTCCTCGTATGTACGCTTTTTACTGCATAGTTAATTCCCACTTCATCTTTGCGCACAAAATCTGTAAGTTTAGATACGTCCTACGGcgaaaaactccaattgttgcGACAATTGCGATCCGCACCCCATTTCAGTAGCTCAATTAAATCCATGTTAAttgaaattcaaataaaaaaattaaaactaaattttaaaaaaattgaaaaatacatgAATTAacttatataaaacaaaatgatatttataaaaactgaaataggttatagatatatatatatcaacctgtaacaatgcaaaatgttaaacaatTGCACTGATTAGTATTTGATAggatataatttatataaactaAGCTTGTACCAAATAATCAGTAATCGAAGTTAAAGGATATTTTGCCGAAAAAGTAgatcataaaattttgttggtAAACTATCTTGCGTAAAATACCCAGGATGTGGTATGTCATTAGTAGTGCTTAAGCTTATTCCAAGTGTTGAGGCCAAACAGCCGCCATTCTCATGTGAAAGCGACCATCGAGTCGTTGGAAGACGCTGGACCTGCCAAAAACCGGCAACgcttttattacaaaacaatacGTCGTGAGAGCTCAAAATATTGTAACGATGTTATATATACAAAACTGCAGCAAGCATAGTTGGTAGTTTCCCACgatttttaaaacaagcaCGATAGATGATTGGAATTGATTATGCCGCGCACTGGCGCCCAATAAAACGTTGTTCTTTTCGTAAACATTTGGTCGCGTTCTGTGCTGCATACAACTGCAAGGAAATAAAATGTTCTTCTTTCTATTGAGGACACTCAAGTTTCTGTATCTCCGGAGGAGGTCAAGGCGGTAGCTGTGAAAACAGGGAAGCGTAAGAATTAAGACACAGCAGCCGTAGAGGTGTACAATCTGAAATAGAACTTACTACTGGACAGGCTGGGAGTGGAATCAGCTTGGATGTCGTTAGTTTCACATTGTTCGTGTGGGGTCATTGTCAATTGGCTCAATGCTAAAGTATTGTTCATTTGGTAACTTTCCGGTTTTATcagtaattaattatttaatggACTAGAAATATTCAAAGGCATTTAACTTTTACCAAATTTAACGCCAAAACCTTGAGTGCATTGATCGTGGCGTGTGAAGTTTCATAACTATGACTCGGAAGGTAACGGGCGTAATGCGAAAGTATTGTAACTTGTATGTTGGTGTTATCAATGATTACTTATTTAATAAAGAATTGGACATATTCAAATGCAGTTGCCACAAAGCGCCAAATAGTTATGCGCTTCTGACGTCTAAATGTGGCCAGTGTGGTCACACTATTGTGGCGCAAAAGAGAAATTGTGCAAAACCTGTACTATTCATTTGGTAGATTATCcgtatttattattaattaattgattgcTTAATGTAGAATCGGAAATATGCAAGCGCATTTACCACAACATGCCAAACATAGCCTTTGTATGCGCCACACGCAAGTGGCGAGTGACTTCGTATCACATTGACGCATATAAAGCATTTGGCGTGTGATCTTATATTACgttgttttgttataataaTGGCGTGTAAATTATATGGCTCGTGTCATAATACTGTAGCAATGTGTTAATTACCGTATATATTCGAATATAAGCTTCACAAAATGGACGAAAAACTAAATAATAAGCCAGATTCGGAAAAAATCTGCATCAAGGATTATTATTGTAGAAGGTTTGACAAAATTAATCCTTCACCGAACTTAAGTCATGCAATTCGTTGTACAGTATAAAGATGTGTGAGCAAATTCAAATGAAGAAAAGTCCGATGGGGTAGCCCGGACGCCACAGTTTTATATAAACCTTAAACTGCAATACCCTATACTGTAAACTACTATTTTTAAAGCTGCCACCATGAAGGTATAGTAATCCCAATCTAGAAACATTATGTTACTATGCTGCTAAAGTTTCAGTAAAAGTTTCTAACTGGAATTGAATTTGTACGTAACAAGGCCAGAAAAGATATATTTAAGcgtttcttttttaactgaTTCCACCAAGTTCTCGTTTATGATATGGAGGTAGATATCTATAGGTCGCCGCTATTGGGAATATTGCTACAAAATGACCCATAATCTATGGTAATACAACGATTTTCCTTATAGCGCTGTCCAATGTCCGTAATGGAAAACTCCCCTCTTGCCATTatccaaaaattcaaaaattgtaGTAACCTTTTTATAATAACCCCAAATACTCGATTTGATACTTGTGGTAGTTATTCCGTGTGAATCTTAAATGAATCCAGTTAAATTTGTAtagtttcatttcaatttacCTTAACTTTTACGATTTTACTTTATGTCATGGTTTTTGCAACGCAGGTAGCAAGTGATTTTATGGGTACACCGCTTGAACTTTAACCGAGTAAGTAACCAGGTAACCGGTAACTACTGTATAGCTTCACTTCGACATTGAAAATGGCACCGGATTTCAGCTACGACTATAAATCAAAGCCACAGGGGTCAGTGAGCCGAGATCTGACGCATGAAATGTGTAATAAATATTCGACATGAATACGATATAAAATCGGAATAGTTTAAGGTTTAATAGTTTAATTTATTACCGTTTGATATTATGTAATTGGAAAGTCAAAAGTTTAAGGACGCTTTTGATGGCAACAATTGCGGTCCAATGTCAAGCTGAAAAGAATACCAAAAACTGTAACGACGTTGATGTAAAAGATAGATCAAAACGGCACAGTCGTAGTAGACAAAGCAAATTCTTTTTCGGAGCTTTAATAGAATTATATTGCTGCCATTAAAATATCTAGAACGACGATAATACCACTTGCACTTTTGCAGCAATGCAACATGAACGTTAGAGCAATGACCATCGGATATTATGAATTGTATAAAGTTAAGTGGAACTATACTGTAATGTTTATGTAAATTTTCAAACCAAGAGTCGTAGttgcagtttattttttaaaacaataaaacacgttttcaataaaaaaaacaaaataaaataatatttttgtatatgaATGCATGGATTTTACTaacttttaaagttaattaaattattgagATGATGTTCTTACTATATGGGATCTCAAGACAGTGTTAACTTAATACGTACAATTTTACATACATGTGATAAAAACAGTAACAAAAGCATAAAGACTAAACCATTCTATTCACTGTATAACATTGCACATCACCATATACTATATAACCGGATTTGCTTGAATCAAACGTGTCCGAGTATAGCCATAAATTAGACCCAACTCACCGACAGAAATTCTATATCTAAAAACAAAGGATAGCTCAGCGAGTATTGAAAAGCcataattttctcaaaaatcCGATTGTTTTCAGTCTGTATTTGATTAACCAGGAATACAACATAATAACTATGtctattataaatttattagaACAGAATTCAGTTTTGTTCCTATTGCCATGCTCTTGTAAATGTTGAAccaaaacttacaaaactatTAGTTTGTGATCAAAATAACTAAAAACGCCATTCCGAAACAATGCTTTTGTCAGAAAAGTAGAcctattgcattttttaaatgtcaaCGAAAAT comes from the Clavelina lepadiformis chromosome 5, kaClaLepa1.1, whole genome shotgun sequence genome and includes:
- the LOC143459953 gene encoding linear primary-alkylsulfatase-like, which gives rise to MANKLVERSVLNLLVAVICIGFIISTASAIRRSRRDVFQLAPSDGFELNQRSIESNNDKRVVKVRDGVHVAIGYALANMILLEGTDGIIIVDTTENPDAALEIYDQFRKITTKPLKGIIMTHSHADHIYGATALLNKTENSAQVNVYMHSSSETLLKRSMRTSKRGYAGTSRQLGYYLTKEEDNLETGINLDTRFGPDVVATIAEPTHTFDKEATYELAGIKFTLIHTPGETDDQITVWIPEWKVVLPADNIYQSFPNLYAIRGTAPRPLDQWYGSLDKVRRLHAEHMVPCHTKPVSGAENVYDIITTYRDAIQFIDDQTLRQLNKGVAFDEVAEIVKLPPILANHPYLQEFYGVVSWSVRAAYNAQVGWFDGNPVNLNPLSNKKRAEKQVEFASLNLCNPFSIIEKLVTKAQNILEVASKESEEKGQIVIDELQWALELSSTALEAASLSSPFRTLAKQVKIAALRALGNASKNSNARNYYLTSALELEEGLELKRSPEAEVALLRSIRVDYIMYTFPSRLIAEICNDTMVMTVIFEFPDVDQIHSYTLRHCVLDYVTDREFIPKTSDAKLKMTSSVWKDILTQQRSVENAFATGDLILEGGLLPFQIFMDLTKSEE